In the genome of Kitasatospora cathayae, one region contains:
- the pstB gene encoding phosphate ABC transporter ATP-binding protein PstB, giving the protein MAKRIDVSGLSAYYGTTKAIEDISMSIEPRSVTAFIGPSGCGKSTFLRTLNRMHEVIPGARVEGKVLLDDENLYASNVDPVAVRRSIGMVFQRPNPFPTMSIYDNVVAGLKLAGVKKKSVLDDVVERSLKGANLWKEVHNRLNKPGAGLSGGQQQRLCIARAIAVEPQVLLMDEPCSALDPISTLAIEDLIGELKSQFTIVIVTHNMQQAARVSDRTAFFNLAGVGQPGKLIELDDTQRIFSNPSVQATEDYISGRFG; this is encoded by the coding sequence ATGGCCAAGCGCATCGACGTCAGCGGACTGTCGGCCTACTACGGCACCACCAAGGCCATCGAGGACATCTCGATGAGCATCGAACCCCGCTCGGTGACCGCCTTCATCGGCCCCTCCGGCTGCGGCAAGTCCACCTTCCTGCGCACCCTCAACCGGATGCACGAGGTGATCCCCGGCGCCCGGGTCGAGGGCAAGGTCCTCCTGGACGACGAGAACCTGTACGCCTCCAACGTCGACCCGGTCGCCGTGCGCCGCTCCATCGGCATGGTCTTCCAGCGCCCGAACCCGTTCCCGACCATGTCGATCTACGACAACGTGGTCGCCGGGCTCAAGCTCGCCGGCGTGAAGAAGAAGTCCGTCCTGGACGACGTGGTGGAGCGCTCGCTGAAGGGCGCCAACCTCTGGAAGGAGGTCCACAACCGGCTGAACAAGCCGGGGGCCGGCCTCTCCGGCGGTCAGCAGCAGCGCCTGTGCATCGCCCGCGCCATCGCGGTCGAGCCGCAGGTCCTGCTGATGGACGAGCCCTGCTCCGCGCTCGACCCGATCTCCACCCTCGCCATCGAGGACCTGATCGGCGAGCTGAAGTCGCAGTTCACCATCGTCATCGTGACCCACAACATGCAGCAGGCGGCCCGCGTCAGCGACCGCACCGCCTTCTTCAACCTGGCCGGCGTCGGCCAGCCGGGCAAGCTGATCGAGCTGGACGACACCCAGCGGATCTTCTCCAACCCGTCGGTGCAGGCGACCGAGGACTACATCTCCGGCCGCTTCGGCTGA
- a CDS encoding inorganic phosphate transporter, with protein sequence MDMAALIAVIGVAFFFTYTNGFHDSANAIATSVSTRALTPKAALAMAAVMNLAGAFLGSGVAHTVSKGIIETPSGNQGMAILFAALVGAIAWNLVTWYFGLPSSSSHALFGGMVGAALAGGIDVIWSGVIDKIVIPMVVSPVVGLIGGFLVMLAILWIFRRANPHRAKRNFRVAQTASAAAMALAHGLQDAQKTMGIVVMALTISGHQTTGDIPVWVKISCATMLSLGTYAGGWRIMRTLGRKIIELDPPQGFAAEATSSAVMYITSFVFKAPISTTHVITAAIMGAGATKRIRAVRWGVAKNIVLGWFITMPAAAIVAALVYWFVHLFWG encoded by the coding sequence GTGGACATGGCTGCACTCATCGCCGTCATCGGCGTTGCGTTCTTCTTCACGTACACCAACGGCTTCCACGACTCGGCGAACGCGATCGCCACGTCGGTCTCCACCCGGGCACTGACCCCCAAGGCCGCGCTCGCGATGGCCGCGGTGATGAACCTGGCCGGTGCCTTCCTGGGCAGCGGGGTGGCGCACACCGTCTCCAAGGGGATCATCGAGACCCCCAGTGGCAACCAGGGGATGGCGATCCTGTTCGCCGCCCTGGTCGGCGCGATCGCCTGGAACCTGGTCACCTGGTACTTCGGTCTGCCGTCCTCCTCCTCGCACGCGCTGTTCGGCGGCATGGTGGGCGCGGCGCTGGCCGGCGGGATCGACGTGATCTGGAGCGGGGTGATCGACAAGATCGTGATCCCGATGGTCGTCTCGCCGGTGGTCGGCCTGATCGGCGGCTTCCTGGTGATGCTGGCGATCCTGTGGATCTTCCGCCGGGCCAACCCGCACCGCGCCAAGCGCAACTTCCGGGTCGCCCAGACCGCCTCGGCCGCCGCGATGGCGCTGGCGCACGGCCTGCAGGACGCCCAGAAGACCATGGGCATCGTGGTGATGGCGCTCACCATCTCCGGCCACCAGACCACCGGCGACATCCCGGTCTGGGTGAAGATCTCCTGCGCGACCATGCTCTCGCTGGGCACCTACGCGGGCGGCTGGCGGATCATGCGGACACTCGGCCGCAAGATCATCGAGCTGGACCCGCCGCAGGGCTTCGCGGCCGAGGCCACCTCCTCGGCGGTCATGTACATCACGTCGTTCGTCTTCAAGGCGCCGATCTCCACCACCCACGTGATCACCGCGGCGATCATGGGCGCGGGGGCCACCAAGCGGATCCGCGCGGTGCGCTGGGGCGTCGCGAAGAACATCGTGCTCGGCTGGTTCATCACGATGCCGGCGGCCGCCATCGTCGCAGCGCTGGTGTACTGGTTCGTCCACCTGTTCTGGGGCTGA
- the pstA gene encoding phosphate ABC transporter permease PstA, which yields MLTANRLPRWTPAVVAAGSIAVGCGIGAAAGLRSHLQWGLISALLFLVGGYLISARVEGRRQAKDRFATSVVWVAFILAVVPLVSLTVYTIQQGIGVVNGNFLSHSMKGVIQSGPGGGIYHALLGTLQQVALATLMAAPLGLLTAVYLVEYGRGRLAKAVTFFVDVMTGVPSIVAGLFILSLWNLALGFSYSGFSGSLALAILMIPVVVRSTEEMLKLVPNELREASYALGVPKWKTILRIVLPTAIGGITTGVMLAVARITGETAPVMMLVFGADYINSNPFDGPQQSLPMYIWQQYSVVNNDFGYARAWGAALVLIAFVMGLNLIARGIARWRSPKGGH from the coding sequence ATGCTGACCGCCAACCGGCTGCCCCGGTGGACCCCGGCCGTCGTCGCCGCCGGCTCGATCGCGGTCGGCTGCGGGATCGGCGCCGCGGCCGGCCTGCGGAGCCACCTGCAGTGGGGACTGATCTCGGCCCTGCTGTTCCTGGTGGGCGGCTACCTGATCTCGGCCCGGGTCGAGGGCCGGCGCCAGGCCAAGGACCGGTTCGCCACCTCGGTGGTCTGGGTCGCCTTCATCCTCGCCGTCGTGCCGCTGGTCTCGCTGACCGTCTACACGATCCAGCAGGGCATCGGCGTGGTGAACGGGAACTTCCTGAGCCACTCGATGAAGGGCGTGATCCAGTCCGGCCCCGGCGGCGGCATCTACCACGCGCTGCTCGGCACCCTCCAGCAGGTCGCCCTGGCCACCCTGATGGCCGCCCCGCTGGGCCTGCTGACCGCCGTCTACCTGGTCGAGTACGGTCGCGGCCGGCTCGCCAAGGCCGTCACCTTCTTCGTCGACGTCATGACGGGCGTCCCGTCGATCGTCGCCGGTCTGTTCATCCTCTCGCTGTGGAACCTCGCGCTGGGCTTCAGCTACTCCGGCTTCTCGGGCAGCCTCGCGCTGGCGATCCTGATGATCCCGGTCGTGGTCCGCTCCACCGAGGAGATGCTCAAGCTCGTCCCGAACGAGCTGCGCGAGGCCTCGTACGCCCTCGGCGTGCCGAAGTGGAAGACCATCCTGCGGATCGTCCTCCCCACCGCCATCGGCGGCATCACCACCGGCGTGATGCTCGCGGTCGCCCGCATCACGGGCGAGACCGCCCCGGTGATGATGCTGGTGTTCGGCGCCGACTACATCAACAGCAACCCGTTCGACGGACCGCAGCAGTCCCTGCCGATGTACATCTGGCAGCAGTACTCGGTGGTCAACAACGACTTCGGCTACGCCCGCGCCTGGGGCGCCGCGCTGGTGCTGATCGCCTTCGTGATGGGGCTCAACCTCATCGCCCGGGGCATCGCACGCTGGCGCTCGCCCAAGGGCGGACACTGA